CGGTGAGGACGCGTTCCTTCCCGGCGTTCTTGGCGGCGGCGGCCGCCGGGTCGGCGAGGGCCGCTCCGTCGCCGCCGCCGAGGAGGTTGCTGCCGGACCAGGCGCGTACGGTCAGGGCGCGCTGGAGGAACATCGGGGCGAGGACGGCCCGCAGGAGGGTCTGTCCGGTCTTGCCGTCGCGACCGGCGTGGGGCAGTCCGCTCGCCGCGAGCGGTGCGGCGAGTGCGGGGTGGCGGAGTCCGGTGGACGGGGTGAAGTTGACGTACGGGCAGCCCGCGCGGAGCGCGGCGGCGGCGTAGAGGCTGCTGGGTGGGAGCCCGACGCCCCCCGACGCCGGCTCCGTGGAGGCCACATTGACGACCACGACGCGGTCCAGGCCAATGCGTTCCCGGAAGTCCGTCAGGTCGGCGGTGAAGGCGGTGACGAGCTGTTCGTCGGTGCGGGTGTCGCCGGGGAGGGGGCCGCCGGGGCGGATCTCCCGGTCGGCGGCTTCGAGTTCGGCGGTGACGGCGCTCGCCAGGCCGTACGGGAGGACTCCGGCGGTGGTGAGCTGTTCGGCCCGTTTGGGGAGGGGGAAGTCGGTGGTGTCGTGGCCGCCGAAGACGAGTGTGGCGAGTGGTGGGAGGCCGGCGTCGGCGAGGTCGGGTGTCTCGGTGGCCATGCCGGTGGGTGGGTGGAGTCCGGCGACGAGGGCGGCGCAGCCGGCCACGGTGGTGGTGGCGACGGATCCTCGCGCGCCGATGAGCCAGATTCCCGTGCGGTGTCCGGTGGGCATGTCGACGGCCTCCCTGCTCGTCCTGCGGGGGTGGTGTGTGGGGTGGGGGACGGTGGGCGGGTACGGCGGCCCCGCCCACCGTCGTCCGGTGGGGGTGGTCAGAGGGCGGTCAGGAGGAGAGCTCCCTGATCTGGATGTTGCGGAAGGCCGCCCGGTCCGCGGCTCCGTGGTTCTGGATGCCGATGTGGCCGGTGGTGAGGGAGCGGGCGGGGTCGGTGTTGGTGAAGTCGTTGATCTTGACGCCGTTGAGGATGACCTGGAGGCGTTCGCCCTGGACGCGGATCTCGTACGTGTTCCACTGGCCGGGCGGGCGGAGGACGCGGTCGCGGGCGGTGAGGTTGGCCGACTTGAAGCCGTAGACGGCTCCGGTGGTGCGGTCGGCGGTGTCGGTGGCGTCGATCTGGATCTCGTAGCCGTTGTTCACGGCCGACCAGGGGTCGTCGGAGGCGGGGAATCCGACGAAGATGCCGGAGTTGTCGTCGCCGGTGAGTTTCCAGTCGAGGGTGAGGGAGTACGACCGGAATTCCTTGGCCTGGTACCAGAGGAGGCCCATGCCGCCGGTGGTACGGAGTTCGCCGTCGGTGACGTCGAAGGCGCCGGGTCCGGCCTGCTTCCAGCCTTCGGTGGTCGCGCCGTTGAAGAGGCTGCGGCTTCCGGTCTGGGGTCGGCAGTCGGCCTTGACCTGGCCGGTGGCGTACTGGAGTCCGCCCGACAGGTGCTGTCGGAAGGCGGGTTCGGCGTACGACTCCTTGGTGTGGCCGCCGCCGGTGTAGAAGGAGCGGCCGCCGCCGTAGCTCTGGCACCAGGCGATGGGGTGGTCGCCCTTCATGGTGCCGCCCTGGTAGGTGGTCTCGTCGAGGGTGGCGAGGATGCGGGCCTGACCGCGGGGGTTGGTGCGGTAGTTGTACCACTCGTCGGTGCGCTGCCAGGGGCCGTCGAGGTGGGCGGTGGCGGGGTGGGTGTGGTCTTCGACGCGTACGGTGGCGGGCTGGATCTGGGGGTGGGACTGGAAGTGTGCGCCGACGAGGCCGCCGTAGAAGCTCCAGTCGTATTCGGTGTCGGCGGCGGCGTGGACGCCGAGGTAGCCGCCGCCTTGGGAGACGTAGTTCTCGAAGGCGGTCTGCTGGTCGGTGTCGAGGACGTCGCCGGTGGTGGAGAGGAAGACGACGGCGTCGTAGCGGGCGAGGTTGTTGGTGGTGAACTGGCGTGGTTCTTCGGTGGCGTCGACGGTGATGCCGTGTGCGGCGCCGAGTTCCTTGAGGGCGGTGATGCCGGTGGGGATGGAGTCGTGGCGGAAGCCGGCGGTCTTGGAGAAGACGAGGACGCGTTTGGCGGTGCGGTCGGCGGGGGTGCTGGAGATGGTGAAGTCGTCGAGGTCGTAGAGCGCGCCGGTGCCGCCCTTGAAGACGAGGTAGAGCTGGGTGGTCTTGCGGGGTACGGCGCGGAGGGGGACGTCGACGTCCTGGAAGGTCTCCCAGCTGCCGGTGACGGGGACGGTGGTGGAGCCGAGGAGGGGGCCGGTGGGTGAGCCGGTGCGGACTTCGAGGTAGCCGCCGGTGCCGCCGGAGGAGACGCGGGCGGTGAGTTCGGTGGCGCCGGTGAGGTTGTACGGGGTGAAGGCGATCCAGTCGCCGTCGTTGATGTCGCCGACGGTGCGGCCGCCGTTGGCCTGGGTCTTGTCGTAGGTGCGGATGCCGTCCTGGCTGTCGAAGTGTTCGGCCTGGCGGTGGCGGGGCTGGAGTTTGGCCTGGTCGCGGCCGGTGAGGGCGGCTTGTCCGCCGCCTCCGCCGTCGGTGTACTCGGCGGTGAAGACGGCGAAGATGTTGGCGTCGTCGTCGTGGCCGCCGTCGGCGGAGGTCTTGATGGTGCCGGTGCAGCCGTTGGCGGAGGTGACGGGGTGGCCGTGGCTGTCGTGGCCGAGGACGTAGGTGACCTTGATCTTGGCGCAGTCGATGGGGCCTGTGGCGGCGTCTTCGGGGTCGGTGACGGTCACCTTGAAGGGGACTTCGTCGCCGAAGGCGAAGAGGGCTCCTTCTGCGGGGAGTTGGAGGTCGACCTTGGGTGCGGTGTTGCCGACGACGATGTGGGCGGAGGCGGATCCGGTGCGGCCGGTGGGGTCGTGGGCGGTGACGGTGGCGGTGTAGGTGCCGTTTGTGCGGTAGGTGTGGGTGGGGTTGGCGGTGGTGGCGGTGGTGCCGTCGCCGAAGTCCCAGGTGTAGGTGAGGGGTTCGCCGTCGGCGTCGGTGGTTCCGGCGGAGGAGAAGGCGACCTTGAGGGGTGCGGTGCCGGAGGTCTTGTTCGCGGTCGCTTCGGCGACGGGTGAGCGGCCTCCGGTGGCGTTTTCGATGCGGTAGAGGCCGGAGTTGTCGTCGCCGCCGAACCAGGCGGTTCCGTAGTCGAGGACGTAGAGGGCTCCGTCGGGCCCGAAGGCCATGTCCATGATCTGGGTGCCGGTCCAGGGCACGGGGTTGATGGACTGGACGGTGCCGTCGGTGTTCTGGTCGACGCGCTTGATCCAGCGGCGGCCGAACTCGCCGGCGAAGAAGTCGCCGTCGTAGGCCTCGGGGAACTTCACCGGGGAGGTGTTGGCGGGGTCGTACCGGTAGACGGGGCCGCCCATGGGTGATTCGGAGCCGGTGCCGAACTCGGGTACGGAGTCGCCGTTGTAGGGGATCCAGGCGGGTTCGGCGGGGGGCAGGTCGACGAGGCCGGTGTTGTGCGGCGAGTCGTTCTTGAGGGCTCCGCAGTCGAAGGTGGCGCCGGAGGTGCCGGTGGCGAAGTCGTAGTCGACGTAGGGCTCGTTGTCGCCGGTGCAGAAGGGCCAGCCGAAGTTTGCGGGCTTGGTGACACGGGCGAACTCGACCTGTCCGGCGGGGCCGCGGGCGGGGTCGGCGGCGCCGGCGTCGGGGCCGTAGTCGCCGACGTAGAGGATGCCGGTGGCCTTGTCGACGCTGAAGCGGAAAGGGTTGCGGAAGCCCATGGCGTAGATCTCGGGCCTGGTCTTGTCGGTGCCCGGGGCGAAGAGGTTGCCGGCGGGGACGGTGTACGTGCCGTCGTCGGCGACCTTGATACGGAGGATCTTGCCGCGGAGGTCGTTGGTGTTGCCGGAGGTGCGGCGGGCGTCGAACGCGGGGTTGCGGCCGGGGCGTTCGTCGATGGGGGTGAAGCCGTCGGAGGCGAAGGGGTTGGAGTCGTCGCCGGTCGACAGGTAGAGGTTGCCCTGGGCGTCGAAGTCGATGTCTCCGCCGACGTGGCAGCAGATGCCGCGGGTGGCGGGGATGTCGATGACCTTCTTCTCGCTGGCGTTGTCGAGGGTGAGGTCGGCTTTCAGGGTGAAGCGGGAGAGGCGGTTGACGCCGTCGAACTTCGCGAGCTCGGCGGGGGTGCCGTCGTTGGGGGCGTCGCCGGCGGGGGTGGTGAGGGGTGGGGCGTAGTAGAGGTAGATGGCGTGGTTGCGGGCGAAGTCCGGGTCGAGGCCGATGCCTTGGAGGCCCTCTTCGTCGTGGGAGTAGACGGGGACGGTGCCGATGACGGTGGTGTTGCCGGCGGCGTCGGTGCGGCGGAGTTCGCCGTTGCGGGAGGTGTGCAGGACGCTGCGGTCGGGGAGTACGGCGAGGGACATGGGTTCGCCGACTTCTGCGGCGCCCTTGGCGAGGGTGACCTGCTGGAAGTCCTCGGCAGCGGCAGCGGCAGCCGAGGCGGAAGTGGTGGTGTCCGTGTCGGCGGCGTGGCCGGTGGGGGCGCCGAGGGTGAGGGCGGTGAGGGCGAGCAGGCCGCCGGTGAGCAGGGCGAGGGGCTTCCCCAAGAGGGGGCGTCCGGCGAGCGGGGTCCTGGTGCGGGGCCGTCGTTGTGTGTGCACGAGTGTCCTCCGGGAAGGGGGGCCGGTCGTACGGGGTTCTCCGTGCCGTTGGGGGCGCGGGGAGGGGTGGGTGCCGTGGTGTCCGGGGGTGGGCGTGCGCCGTCACGCCGTCCGGGTCGACATTCACGTCGCGTTACGTCATGTACACATCAGGTACGTCTGGGACCGTAGCGGTGTTCGTCCGGGTCGCAAAGCCCTTGTGCACGAGGAGGCGTGAACTTTCTCCCGCCAGTGGACAAAGGCGTGTGCGGGCAGCACGGCCCGGCCCGGCGGCGGTGTCGCCGCCGGGCGTGGACCTGCGCGTTCAGTTCAGTCGGCGTTCCCGAAGGCCGCGTCGAAGGAGGCGGCGGGCGGGTCGAAGTCGTACCGCTTGAGGTGGGCGAGTGCCTCGGGGGCCCCGGTCAGGCGGTCCATTCCGGCGTCCTCCCACTCCACCGAGACGGGCCCCGCGTAGCCGATCGACCGGAGCATCCGGAAGACGTCCTCCCAGGGCACGTCGCCGTGCCCGGCGGAGACGAAGTCCCAGCCGCGCCGCGGGTCGCCCCAGGGCAGGTGGGAGCCGAGCCGCCCGTTGCGGCCGTCGAGGCGCTTGCGGGCCTCCTTGCAGTCGACGTGGTAGATCCGGTCGCGGAAGTCCCACAGGAAGCCGACGGGGTCGAGGTCCTGCCACACGAAGTGGCTCGGGTCGAAGTTGAGCCCGAAGGCCGGGCGGCGGTCGACGGCCTCCAGGGCTCGCTGGGTGGTCCAGTAGTCGTAGGCGATCTCGCTGGGGTGGACCTCGTGGGCGAAGCGCACGCCTTCGGCGTCGAAGACGTCGAGGATCGGGTTCCAGCGCTCCGCGAAGTCCTCGAAGCCGCGCTCGATCATGCGCTCGGGCACCGGCGGAAACATCGCCACGAGGTGCCAGATGGAGGAGCCGGTGAAGCCGATGACGGTGTCGACACCGAGGGCCGCCGCGGCCCGCGCGGTGTCGGCGAGTTCGCGCGCCGCCCGCCGCCGTACACCCTCGGCGTCGCCGTCGCCCCAGATCCGGGCGGGCACGATCGCCTGGTGGCGTTCGTCGATCGGATGGTCACAGACGGCCTGCCCCACCAGGTGGTTGGAGATCGCCCAGCACTTCAGCCCGTACGCGTCGAGTAGTTCGCGCCTGCCCTTGACGTACGCGGGGTCGGCGAGGGCTTTGTCGACTTCGAAGTGATCGCCCCAGCAGGCGAGTTCGAGTCCGTCGTAGCCGAAGTCGCGGGCGAGCCGGCAGACCTCCTCCAGGGGCAGGTCGGCCCATTGGCCGGTGAACAGCGTGAAGGGTCGGGGCACGGTCGGGCACCTCCTAGCTCGATGCGGGTGCGGGCAGGGGCGTGGGCAGGGATGTGAGTACGGGGGCGGGTACGGGGGTGTAGACGGCGTTGTTCCGGGCGCTGTCCTCCACCGCTGCCAGGACCCGCTGGACCTGGAGGCCGTCCGCGAAGGAAGGTGCGGGGGCGGTGCCGCTCGCGATGGCGAGGACCAGGTCGCGGGCCTGGTGGGCGAAGGTGTGCTCGTAGCCGAGTCCGTGACCGGGGGGCCACCAGCCCTCCAGGTACGGGTGGTCGGGTTCGGTCACGAGGATGCGGCGGAAGCCGGCGGAGACGGCGGGCTCGGTGTGGTCGTGGAAGGACAATTCGTTGAGCCGTTCCAGGTCGAAGGCGAGTGAGCCCTTCTCGCCGTTGAGCTCCAGCCGCAGCGCGTTCTTGCGGCCGGCCGCCATCCGGGTGGCCTCGAAGGAGGCGAGCGCCCCGGAGGCGAGTCGCCCGGTGAACAGGGCCGCGTCGTCGACCGTGACCTGCCCGTACGCCTCCGAGCCCGCTCCCCCGGCGAGGCCGCCCGCGGCGGCGCCCGCGAGCAGGGGACGCTTCCGTACGAAGGTCTCGGTGAGCGCCGACACCCCGACGAGCGGCTCCCCCACCAGGTACTGGGCGAGGTCGACGGCGTGCGCGCCGAGGTCCCCGAGGGCGCCCGAGCCTGCGTGTTCGCGTTCCAGGCGCCAGGTCAGCGGGAAGCCACGGTCGACGAGCCAGTCCTGGAGGTAGGTGACGCGGACGTGCCGCAGCTCGCCGAGGCGGCCGTCCGCGACGAGCTGCCGGGCGTACGAAAGGGCCGGCACCCGGCGGTAGTTGAAGCCGACCATGGCGATCTGGCCGCGGGCGGCGGCGGCCGCGGCGGCCGCGGCCATCGTCTCGGCCTCGGCGACCGAGTTGGCGAGCGGTTTCTCGCACAGGACGTGCTTGCCGGCCTCCAGGGCGGCGACGGCGATCTCGGCATGGCTGTCGCCCGGGGTGCAGACGTCGACGAGCTGGACGTCGTCGCGGGCGATCAGGGCGCGCCAGTCGGTCTCGGCGGCGGCCCAGCCGTGGCGGCGGGCGGCGGCCCTGACGGCGTCGGGGTCGCGTCCGGCGACGGCGGCGAGGACGGGGCGCAGCGGCAGGTCGAAGGCGCGGCCCGCGGTGCGCCAGCCCTGTGAGTGGGCGGCGCCCATGAACGCGTAGCCGACCATGCCGACGCCGAGCGTCGGCGGTGCGGCCCCGCTCTCCGTCGTGTCCATTCGGTTCCTCCGTTTCGTGGTGCGGCGAGGTCCTGCTCCCCCGGGGGCGGTCGGGCCGCCGGGGCCGGTCAGCTGAAGCCGGTGGGCAGGTACTCGTCGACGTTCTCCTTGGTGACGACGGCCGAGTAGAGGGTGATCGAGGCGGGGATCTCCAGCTCGGCCATGCCGCTGATGCCCTTCTTCTGACCGAGGGCGCGGGCGAGGTCGATGGCGGAGGCGGCCATGGTGGGCGGGTAGAGGACGGTGGCCTTGAGGACGCCGTCGTCGGCCTTGATGGCGTCCATGGCGGACTTGGCTCCGGCGCCGCCGACCATGAGGAAGTCCTTGCGGCCGGCCTGGGCGATGGCGCGGAGTGCTCCGACGCCCTGGTCGTCGTCGTGGTTCCAGAGGGCGTCGAACTTCGGCTGCGCTTGGAGGAGTTGGGCCATCTTGGCCTGGCCGGACTCGACGGTGAAGTCGGCGGCCTGGCGGGCGACCTTGCGGATGTTGGGGTAGTTCTTGAGGGCGTCGTCGAAGCCCTGGGTGCGCTGTTTGGTGAGTTCCAGGCTGTCCATGCCGGCGAGTTCGATCACGGTGGCGTTCGGCTTGTCCTTGAGCTGTTCGCCGATGAAGCGGCCGGCGTTGAGGCCCATGCCGTAGTTGTCGCCGCCGATCCAGCAGCGGTAGGCCTGCGGGGAGGCGAAGATCCGGTCGAGGTTGACGACGGGGATGCCGGCCTTCATGGCCTGGAGGCCGACCTGGGTGAGGGCCTTGCCGTCGGCGGGGAGGATGACGAGGACGTCCACCTTCTTGTTGATGAGGGTCTGGACCTGGCCGATCTGGGCGGCGGTCTCGTTGGAGCCCTCGGTGATCTCCAGGGTGACGTCGGCGTACTTCTTCGCGCGCCGCTGAGCGTTCTCGTTGATGGCGTTGAGCCAGCCGTGGTCGGCCTGCGGTCCTGCGAAGCCGATGGTGACGGGGGTGCCGGGCTTGTCGTCGGCGCCTGCGGCGGGGGCGGAACTCGCGGCGGGTGTCTGGTTCTTGGGCTCGTTGCTCGTGCAGGCGGTGAGGACGGCACCGGCGGAGACGGCCGCGCCGCCGAGGAGGAGGTGTCTGCGGCTGGTTTCGGGCATGGCGGTGGATCCCTTCTGGAGAGGGTGGTGCGCGCAAGGGGTGGAGGGGGTCGTCAGGGAGGGGGGAAGGGGGCGTCAGGGAGGGGGAAGGGGGCGCCGGGGAGGGGAAGGGGGGTCGTCAGGTGTCGCCGTCGCGGGCCGAGCGGCGCTGGACGAGGACGGCGGCGACGATGATGGCGCCCTTGGCGATCTGCTGGACGTCGCTCTGCAGGTTGTTCAGGGCGAAGATGTTGGTGATCGTGGTGAAGACGAGGACGCCGAGGACCGAGCCGACGATGGTGCCGCGGCCGCCGCTGAGGAGGGTGCCGCCGATGATGGCGGCGGCGATGGCGTCCAGTTCGTACAGGTTGCCGTTGGTGTTCTGTCCGGAGCCGGCGAGGACGATCAGCAGGAACGCGGCGACGCCGCAGCACAGTCCGGAGAGGACGTAGAGGAGGAGGCGCTGGCGGCGGACGTCGATGCCGGCGAGGCGGGCGGCCTCGGGGTTGCCGCCGACGGCGACCGTGCGGCGGCCGAAGGTGGTGCGGTTGAGCAGGAGCCAGCCGGCGCCGGTGACGGCGGCGAAGACGAGGACCAGCGGCGGGATGCCGAGGATGTAGGCGTCGGGGATGCCGAGGTCGAGGACGGAGTCGACGGTGACGATCTGGGTGCGGCCGTCGGTGATCTGGAGGGCGAGGCCGCGGGCCGAGGCGAGCATGGCCAGGGTGGCGATGAAGGGGACCATGCCGCCGTAGGCGATGAGGACGCCGTTCACGAGCCCGCAGCCCACGCCGACGACGACGGCCGTGAAGAGGATGCCGGCGAAGCCGAACTCCTGGGTGGCGAGGGTGGTGGCCCAGACGGAGGCGAGGGCGACGATCGCGCCGACGGACAGGTCGATGCCTCCGCTCGTGATGACGAAGGTCATGCCGACGGTGACGACGCCGATGACGGAGGCCTGGGTCAGGACGAGTTGGAGGTTGGAGCCGGCGAGGAACTCGGCGGGCCGGGTGAGGCCGCCGACGGTGATCAGGACGGCCAGGACGCCGAGCAGGGACAGGTTGCGGACGTCGGCCTTGAGGCCGAGTGCCCGCCAACGGCTTTCCTCGGCCGGGGCCTTGGCCGGGGTGGTGAGGGTCATGCGGTCGGGCTCCCTTCCATCACGAGGTCGAGTACGCGGTGTTCGTCGAGGTCGCGGGCGGGCGCCGTGTGCACGACGCGGCCTTCGCGGAGGACCAGGACGCGGTCGGCGAGGCCGAGGACCTCGGGTACCTCGCTGGAGACGAGGAGGACGGCGAGGCCGTCGTCGGCGAGTCGGCGGATGACGGCGTAGAGCTCGGCGCGGGCGCCGACGTCGACGCCGCGGGTGGGTTCGTCGAGGAGGAGGACGCGGCAGCCGCGGAGCAGCCAGCGGGCGAGGACGGCCTTCTGCTGGTTGCCGCCGGAGAGGGTGCGGACGCGGGCCTCGGGCCGGTCGGGGCGGAGCGAGAGCGTACGGGTGGCGGCGCGGGCGGCCTCGCGTTCGGCGGCGCGGTCGAGCCAGCCGCCCCAGGAGAAGCGGGCGAGGGAGGAGACGGAGACGTTGCGGGTGACGGATTCGAGGAGGAGCAGGCCCTGTGCCTTGCGTTCCTCGGGGGCGAGGCCGAGGCCGGCGCGGACGGCGGCGGGGACGCTGCCGGGGCGCAGGGGCCGGCCGTCGACGAGGACGCGTCCCGCGGTGGGTCGCCGTGCCCCGTAGACCGTCTCCAGGATCTCGGAGCGGCCGGAGCCGACGAGTCCGGCGAGGCCGACGATCTCCCCGGGGCGGAGTTCGAGGTCGACGGGATCGAACTCGCCTTTTCTGGTGAGGCCTTGGACCTGGAGGACGGGTGCGGCGGTGGGCGGGCGGACGGGCCGTTCGGGGAAGACGTACGGGACGTCCCGGCCGGTCATGAGGGCGACGACGTCCCGGGTGGGGGTCGTGGCGGGCAGTCCGCGGGCGACGGCCCGGCCGTCCTTGAGGACGGTGACGCGGTCGCCGATGCGGCGGATCTCCTCCAGTCGGTGGGAGATGTAGACGACGGCGACCCCGTCGGCGGTGAGGTCGGCGACGATCCGGAAGAGGTTGGCGACCTCGTCGGGGTCGAGGGCGGCGGAGGGTTCGTCCATGACGATGAGGCGGACGTCGTGGGAGAGGGCCCGGGCCATGGAGACGATCTGCCGCTGGGCGGCGGAGAGTTCGCGGAGGTGCCGGTCCGGGTCGATCTCGGGGTGGCCGAGCCGTGCGAGGAGGGCGGCGGTGGCGGTGCGGGCGGTACGGCCCCGGACGAAGCCGGCGGTGGTGGGCTCGTGGCCGAGGTGGACGTTCTCGGCGACGGAGAGTCCTTCGACGAGGTCGAGTTCCTGGTAGATGGTGGCGATGCCGAGGCGGACGGCGGCGCTCGGGGAGCGGAGCCGGACGGGTTCGCCGTTCCAGGTGATCCGGCCCGCGTCGGGCTGGTGGGCGCCGGCGAGGACCTTGATGAGGGTGGACTTGCCGGCGCCGTTCTGGCCGAGGAGGCAGTGGACTTCGCCGGGGGCGACTTCCAGGTCGACGCCGTCGAGGGCGCGGACGCCGGGGAAGGACTTGGTGATGCCGTGCATCGTGAGCAGGGGCGGTTGTTCTTGGGGCATGACGGGGATCCCCTCGGCGGGTACGGGTGGCGCCGGAGCGGGTGGGTGAGGTGGGGCCCGGCGGTGCGGGCCGATGGGCACACACCGTGGGGAGTCGGCGAGCTACGCGGACGGGCTACGCCGGTGAGAAGAGGTGGTCGCTGATGAGGCGGGCCGCGCCGGTCACTCCGGCGGTCTGGCCGAGCTCTCCGAGGACGATGGGGAGGTTGCCGGTGGCCAGGGGCAGGGACTGCCGGTAGACCTGGGTGCGGACACTGGCGAGGAGGTTGTGACCGAGGCCGGTGACACCGCCGCCGATCACCACCAGACCGGGGTTGAAGAAGCTGACGAGTCCGGCGATGACCTGCCCGACCCGGTTTCCGCCCTCGCGGATGAGGGCGAGCGAGGTGGCGTCGCCCGCGGCGGCGGCCGCCGCGACGTCGACCGCGGTGAGCCGGCCGGCTGCCGCGAGGCGGGCCGCCAGCTCCTCCGACCTGCCGCCGCGCGCCGCGTCCTCGGCGTCGCGGGCCAGGGCGGCGCCGCTGAAGTGGGCTTCCAGGCAACCCGTGTTGCCGCAGGCGCAGGCGCGGCCGTCGGGGTCGACCTGGATGTGGCCGATGTCGCCGGCGCTGCCCGTCGTCCCGCGGTAGACCTCGCCGCCGACGACGATGCCGCAGCCGATGCCGGTGCCGATCTTGACGCAGAGGAAGTCGCCGACGGAGCGGGCGACTCCCGCGTGCTGCTCCCCCATGGCCATGAGGTTCACGTCGTTGTCGACCATGACGGGGCAGCCGAGTTCCTGGCTGAGGGCCTCCCTGACGGGGAAGCCGTCCCAGCCGGGCATGATCGGCGGGGCGACCGGGACGCCTTCGGGGAAGCGGACGGGTCCGGGGACGCCGATCCCGGCGCCGTCGAAGCCTTCCGCGATGCCCGTGTCTCGGAGCTTCGCCGCCATCGACAGGGCCTGTTCGAAGACGGCGACGGGCCCTTCGCGGACGTCCATGGGGTGGTTGAGGTGGCCGAGCACCTCCAACTCGGCGTTGGTGACGGCGACATCGATGGAGGTGGCGCCGATGTCGATGCCGAGGAAGCGGAGTTCGGGAGCGAGTCGGATGTTGTGGGAGCGGCGGCCGCCCCGGGAGGCGGCGAGACCGTCGGCGACGACGAGTCCCGTCTCCAGGAGGCGGTCGACCTCGACGGCGAGCTTGGAGCGGGAGAGATCGATCTGATCACCCAGCTGCGCACGGGAGTTGGGACCTCCGTCGCGCAGCAGGCGGAGCAGTCGCGCCTGATGCCGGTTGGCGGGTCGTGCCGTCATGCGTCTCACGCGCCCCTCCCTCTCGTCGCACGCTCTCCTTCGGGCTTTCGGCAGGAACGTAGCAGCGGGGTTCCGGGGTGGGAAGAAGTCGCGCAGGAATCCGGGCAGACTTTTTCCCCGATGGGGACAAAGGAGGGGTGTGGCAGGAAGAAGGAAGGAAGGGTGAGAGGTGTCAGCGGATCTCGACCAGGCGGGCCGAGACCACCACGTTGCCCTCGTAGCCGGTCTCCCGTGTGAAGGTGCCGCCGCAGGTGATGAGCCGCAGCTCGGGGAGGCCGGAGTCGCCGTAGACCCGTGCGGCGGGGAAGCCGTCCTTGGGGACGACCTCGACCCCGTACACGGCGAAGACGGCGGTCCGGCCGTCACGGCGGACCACTTCCACGCGGTGGCCCTTGCCGAGGGCGCCGAGGTCGTAGAAGACGGCACGGCCGGACGGGGTGTCGACATGGCCGACGACGACGGCGGTGCCGCGCTCGCCGGGGGTGACCGCGCCGGTGAACCAGCCCGCGAGGTGGTCGTCCTCGGGGGGCGGGGCCTCGATCCAGCCGTCCGCGTCGAGGCCGACCTCCGTGAGCGGCGCGTCGATCCGGACCGCCGGGACGCGGACCCGTACGGGCGGCGAGGCGGGCAGCGGATCCGGTACGGAGTCGGTGACCGGCGCGGTACCGGCCGCCCGGGTGCCGGCGGGGGCGGCCACGGCGAGGGGCTGCGGGGGGCCTTCGGCGCGGAGCTCCTCCGCGCCGCCGCGCACGAGGTGCACGCCGACCAGGAGGACGACGGCTATGACGCCCCAGGCGCCGCGCCTCCCCGTTCCTGGCGTCCCCGTTCCGCGCGTCCCCGTTCCTGGCGTCCCCGCTTCGTTCGACCCCTGCACGGCCGTACTCCTCCGTCTCCGCGTGGGTGTGTTGGCGCCCCTCCGCCCCGGTCCTCGTCACACCGGGGCGGAGGGGCAGTCTCGGGCCCCCCTGGTTCCGGCCGGTGTCAGGCGCTGCCGTCGGCGCCGCGGCGGCGGGTCAGGACGACGGCGGCGCCGAGCGCTCCGGCGATCAGCACGACGCCGGTGACGAGTTCGGTGGCGCCGAGTCCTTCGTCGGCGGACCCTGCCTCGGAGCCGAAGCCGGCCTTCACGCCCTTGTGGGCGCCGGGGGACGTGTCGGGTCCCGTGACGTTCCCCGTGTCGTGGCCCGGGCCGGCGGGCGGGGCGATCGTGAGGCTCGTGGTGCCGCGCTCGCCCTTGCAGTCGAAGGTGATCTCGTGGCGGGCGCCGGCCTTGGCCTCGAAGTCGACGGTGGCGGTGCCGCTCCGGCCCTCGCTCAGGGTCACCGTGTCGAAGACACCGGAGGTGACGGTCACGGACGGCACTTCGCAGCCGTCGGAGGTGAGGGTGACGGTGCCGCCGGGGGCGACCGTCGCGGGGGTGACCGAGAACCCGAACGACGTGATGTTCGGTTCGTTCTCTTCCGCCGGCGCGGCCGGCTCGGCCGGTGCCGCCAGGGCCGTCGCCGCCGCCAGGGCCGTCGGCGCCGCCGCGAGCCCCAGGACCGCGGCGGAGAGCAGGGCGGCGGAAGCGATA
The sequence above is a segment of the Streptomyces sp. NBC_01255 genome. Coding sequences within it:
- a CDS encoding inositol-3-phosphate synthase yields the protein MPTGHRTGIWLIGARGSVATTTVAGCAALVAGLHPPTGMATETPDLADAGLPPLATLVFGGHDTTDFPLPKRAEQLTTAGVLPYGLASAVTAELEAADREIRPGGPLPGDTRTDEQLVTAFTADLTDFRERIGLDRVVVVNVASTEPASGGVGLPPSSLYAAAALRAGCPYVNFTPSTGLRHPALAAPLAASGLPHAGRDGKTGQTLLRAVLAPMFLQRALTVRAWSGSNLLGGGDGAALADPAAAAAKNAGKERVLTDTLGGAVEGQVHIDDVPALGEWKTAWDHIAFDGFLGTRMILQTLWQGCDSALAAPLVLDLARLTARAHERGLTGSLDDLAFYFKDPEGTPPASLAAQYTRLVSFGRTLSTTHATDTPPPGQEPTPEAAPTPGVRR
- a CDS encoding ThuA domain-containing protein, giving the protein MHTQRRPRTRTPLAGRPLLGKPLALLTGGLLALTALTLGAPTGHAADTDTTTSASAAAAAAEDFQQVTLAKGAAEVGEPMSLAVLPDRSVLHTSRNGELRRTDAAGNTTVIGTVPVYSHDEEGLQGIGLDPDFARNHAIYLYYAPPLTTPAGDAPNDGTPAELAKFDGVNRLSRFTLKADLTLDNASEKKVIDIPATRGICCHVGGDIDFDAQGNLYLSTGDDSNPFASDGFTPIDERPGRNPAFDARRTSGNTNDLRGKILRIKVADDGTYTVPAGNLFAPGTDKTRPEIYAMGFRNPFRFSVDKATGILYVGDYGPDAGAADPARGPAGQVEFARVTKPANFGWPFCTGDNEPYVDYDFATGTSGATFDCGALKNDSPHNTGLVDLPPAEPAWIPYNGDSVPEFGTGSESPMGGPVYRYDPANTSPVKFPEAYDGDFFAGEFGRRWIKRVDQNTDGTVQSINPVPWTGTQIMDMAFGPDGALYVLDYGTAWFGGDDNSGLYRIENATGGRSPVAEATANKTSGTAPLKVAFSSAGTTDADGEPLTYTWDFGDGTTATTANPTHTYRTNGTYTATVTAHDPTGRTGSASAHIVVGNTAPKVDLQLPAEGALFAFGDEVPFKVTVTDPEDAATGPIDCAKIKVTYVLGHDSHGHPVTSANGCTGTIKTSADGGHDDDANIFAVFTAEYTDGGGGGQAALTGRDQAKLQPRHRQAEHFDSQDGIRTYDKTQANGGRTVGDINDGDWIAFTPYNLTGATELTARVSSGGTGGYLEVRTGSPTGPLLGSTTVPVTGSWETFQDVDVPLRAVPRKTTQLYLVFKGGTGALYDLDDFTISSTPADRTAKRVLVFSKTAGFRHDSIPTGITALKELGAAHGITVDATEEPRQFTTNNLARYDAVVFLSTTGDVLDTDQQTAFENYVSQGGGYLGVHAAADTEYDWSFYGGLVGAHFQSHPQIQPATVRVEDHTHPATAHLDGPWQRTDEWYNYRTNPRGQARILATLDETTYQGGTMKGDHPIAWCQSYGGGRSFYTGGGHTKESYAEPAFRQHLSGGLQYATGQVKADCRPQTGSRSLFNGATTEGWKQAGPGAFDVTDGELRTTGGMGLLWYQAKEFRSYSLTLDWKLTGDDNSGIFVGFPASDDPWSAVNNGYEIQIDATDTADRTTGAVYGFKSANLTARDRVLRPPGQWNTYEIRVQGERLQVILNGVKINDFTNTDPARSLTTGHIGIQNHGAADRAAFRNIQIRELSS
- a CDS encoding sugar phosphate isomerase/epimerase family protein: MPRPFTLFTGQWADLPLEEVCRLARDFGYDGLELACWGDHFEVDKALADPAYVKGRRELLDAYGLKCWAISNHLVGQAVCDHPIDERHQAIVPARIWGDGDAEGVRRRAARELADTARAAAALGVDTVIGFTGSSIWHLVAMFPPVPERMIERGFEDFAERWNPILDVFDAEGVRFAHEVHPSEIAYDYWTTQRALEAVDRRPAFGLNFDPSHFVWQDLDPVGFLWDFRDRIYHVDCKEARKRLDGRNGRLGSHLPWGDPRRGWDFVSAGHGDVPWEDVFRMLRSIGYAGPVSVEWEDAGMDRLTGAPEALAHLKRYDFDPPAASFDAAFGNAD